CATCCACGGCGACATCATCGCCCGCTGCCGGGGGCCGACGGCCGCGGCCGAGACACCCGCCACCTGCCACGCGGCATCCAGCAGCGGGGTCAGCGGGAGGAACGCGGCGTCCAGGTATTCCAGTTCGACGGCGAGATCGGCGCGCGGGATCAGATCCAGGTGCATCGCGTAGTACTCGCCGCCGTACACCGCGTCCAGCGTGAAATGCGGTACAGCCGAATCACTTCCGGTGAAGGCGAAGATCATGTGACTGTCCAGGCCGATCGGCGGGACGACCAGGTCGACGGTCACCAGCTTGTCGATCGGGCCGCCGCGCAGGACGCGCAGTCGCCCGACCGGATCCGGGGACATGGCGCTGGTCAGCGGTTCGTCGGTCGTGACCGCCAGACCCAGCGCGGCGGACAGTGTTTCGAGGGTGCGCTCACTGAGCGCGGTGGGCAGGCTCATTTCGGGGCTCCTCCGTTGCGGGCCTTGTGTACCCAGGCGCTGGCCAGTTCCGGATTCTCGCGCCGCACCGGCGACGCGATGACCGTCGCGCTGCGGTGCGGGCCGTCGCCGGTGACGACGTCGGTGTCGCCGACCCACCAGCCGTCCTCGATCAGCTGGGCGCGCCGGCGGCGGTAGGCGATCTGCAGGGCATCGCTGCGGACGTGCAGTTCGTCGGCGAGATCGAACGGAAGCAGTTCCGGCCGTTGCGATTCCACCACCGGCCGATCCTGTAGCAGGATCTTCTCGATGCGCTTGCGGGTGTTCCCGTCGGCCCACGCCCCGGTGAAGAAGCTGCGGAAGCCGAGGATCTTCACCAGGGTCCGATCCTGCGACAGCGGAATGTTGAAGTCGTAGAGGATCAGATCGCCGATCGGCAGCCGCACGTGCAACTTGACCACGTTCGGCAGATACCAGCCGTTGGTCACCGTCACGTACTCGGGGCGTTCCTTGCGCCGGGCGAGCAGGCCCCACAGGCCCTTCGGCGGCGGCGGGCTCATCAGGATGTCCGCCTCGCCGGACCAGTCCGTCTGCCGCACTTCGTAATCCGGGATCTGCGGCCGGTCCGGATTGCCGAACGCGGTGCCGTGCACGAAGGGGGTGTGCGAGGCGTCCACGACGTTCTCGAAGGTGCGCTCGTAGTTCGCGTCCACCACCATCTCGTATTCGACGGCCTTGAACGCCGGATCGTCCCACTGCGGGATCTCCGGGATGGGCGGGCGCTGCTCCTCGGGCAGATCACCGAGGAAGGCCCAGATCATGCCGTACCGTTCCACGGTGGGATACGCGTCGACCCGCGCCTTGCGCGGGATGTTGCGCTCCGGCGCGTTGGCGGGGATGCGGACGCACACGCCACCGCTGTCGTACTGCCAGCCGTGATACGGGCAGGTGATGATGTCGCCGGCGACCGTACCCATCGACAGCGCGCCGCCGCGATGGACGCACAGGTCCGAAAGACAGGTCACCGCACCGGATTCGGTGCGATACAGCACGAAATTCTGGCCGAGGCAGACGACCCGGCGCGGTTGCGCGCCGACCTTGGAGGCGAATTCGACGGCGTACCAGAAGTTCTTGAGCACAACGATCTCCTCAGTGCCGTTTCAGCAGCAATCCGTCGTCGAAAGCGGCCAGTTCGTCGCGCGCCGAGGCCGATTCCGACAGGTGGGTGCGCAGGAACAGCGTCGTCAGCCGCGCGAACGGGGGCAGGCCGTCGGCCTCCGCGGGTCCGTCCAGGAAGGCGCGGGCCGCGGTGGGATCGGCGTCGGCGATGCCGAAGTGGTTGGCGCCCGGCACGACCGCGAGCAGATGCTCGCCGTCGGGCAGCGCCTCGGTGAAGGTGCGTGCCACCGGATCCGGGCGGGCCGCGTCGTCGGATTCACCGTAGCGGTCGGCACTGCCCTGGATGACGCCGTCGTTGGTACCGACACCCAGCAGCACCGGGCATTCCACCTGGGCGGGGAGCACGGTGCCCGGATCCCAGCCGAGCATGGTCGCCACCATCGTGTGTGCGCCCCAGGCGAATACGGCGCGCACGCCGGGGAAGAACCGCGCCGATTGCAACACCACGGTGCCGCCGGCGGAATGGCCGCCGAGCGCGACCCGGTCGAGATCCAGTGCGCCACGCAGTGGTTCGGTCTCGTTCAGTTCGGCGACGGCGGCCAGTACGGCCGTGATGGTGGGGCAGGTGGGCCGGGTGCCGTAGCTGTCGGGCCGGGCGGCGGCCAGATCGACGCCGGGGGTGATCCCGCGCTGGCCGCCGAACAGATCGGCGACCCGATCGAAGGTGACGACCACGAAACCGGCCTCGGCGATGGCGGTCGCGTAGCGGCGGTAGGCGTCCTGGCCGACATTGACGCCGGACAGGAACAGCACCACCGGATACGGCGCGCGGGCCGGATCCGGCGCGAACACGCCGGTGAGGCGTTCGGCGTCGTCACCGGAGGCGACGGCCGGGTAGTAGACCTTCAGATGTGCGGTGTCGAACGGGGCGTCGCCGTCGGTGCGCGCCGACCACCACAGGGAGCGGACGAGTGTCATGATCAGCCCACCGGCCTCGGGGAGACACGGTCGCCGCCCCACAGCGCGCGCACCAGGCGCGCGGTGAGTTCGGCCCCGAACATGCGCTCGCCCATCACATTCGCCGGATCGCGTTCGGCGATGTTGCGGCGCACGCGCAGATCCCGCTCCGCCAGCGCGGCCTGTTCCTCGGCGGGAACGGGTTCGGCGGCGTCGACCCAGCCGAGCCAGCGGTCCACCGTCGTCGTGAGCACCTCGCGCACGGTGTCCAGATTGGGGCGGGTGGTGGGGAAGGAGTAGCAGTACGCGGTCGGCGACAGGCTGGCCCGGATGAATCCGGTCCGGCTGGTGAACCAGGTGAAATCCGGATGGGCCTGCTTGAAGGTCAGCCAGGGCTCGTCGGTGCCGGCGTAGTAGCGGTCGAAGTAGTCGCCGTCGCCGACGAGATCGCCGCGCGGTACGCCGTCGACGTAGAACCAGCCCTGCGGCCACAGCAGCAGCGCCGACGCCAGATGCGGCACCCGCACCTGCGGGCCCAGCCACGCGGTGAGGTGCAGGTTCACGAAACCCGTTCGGGGATCACCGATCCAGGAGTGGACCAGCCAGTCGATCTCGGGCCCGCTGTAGGCGGCCAGGCTGCCGGAGGGACCGTTGTCGGGATCACCGTAGGAGTCCAGATCGGTGGTGGAGCCGTCGCGGGTCAGCTCGAAGCGGTCGTCGAGGCGGCCCTTCAGGCCCGCCAGCATCTCCTGCCACTCCCGGAAGATCTCGCTCACATCGGTTCTGGGGTTCTCGTCGACCATCTGCTCGACGTGTTGCAGGGTTTCGCTCATGGCAGCTCCGGTTCGATGGTGGCGGTGGCGGGTTCGCGCGTGAGGGCGGTGAGTGCGGCGAGCGGGATCCCGGCCACCAGATCGGTGCCCCGGGAGACCGCGCGATTGACCGCCTGGGCGGGCCGGACCGTGGTGACGAGCCGCGGCGCGCCCGGCGGCGCGGTGACGAGGTCGGGATGGCTGATACGACCGGTGAACGGTCCCTGCCAGGCGGTCCAGAGGGTGAAATCAGGGCTGAGGGCGCACACCGTGGCGGTGAGGCCGCCGGTCGCGTCGATTCCGGCGGCGACGATGTTGAGCCGGTTCTCCGCGGACCGCTCGGGCAGGCCGAGCCGGACCTCCCACGGCTCGGCCGGGGTGTGCGGTACGGCCACCACATCGGCGTCGCGAATCACGGCCAGCCGGAAGGTCTCCGGGAACAGCGCATCGTCGCCGACCACCAGTGCCAGCCTGCCCCACGGCAATTCGAAGATCTCGATCCCGGCGCCGGCCGCCTCGTGCCCGGCGGTCCGGTGCAGCCGGGGCTGGCGGCCCGCGATACCGTCGGCGTTCACCAGCAGGCCGGCGCCGCCGGCCTCGGTGAGCACCACGTGTGCGGTCGAATCACTTAGTGCGGCAATGACTTTCGGGATCTCCAGGGTGGCCGATTCCGGCAGCACGATCAGCTGTGCGCCGTCGGCGACCGCGGCGGCGATCTGCGCGGGATCGGGAAGTGCCGCCGCGACCGTGAGCGTCTCCGCGCCGGCCGGGGCCCGGCGGACCCCGGAGCCGGTGAGCAGCGGGGTGTACAGCCGCGGGCGGCGGGCGGCCAGGATGTCGGTGCCGTCGGGGCGGCGCTTGTCGTCGGCCCGCGCGACGTCGATATCGGCGACCACCAGCGACTCGCCGGTCGCGGGGGCGCGGGCCACCGTGATGCCGTCCGGGGCGACGATCTGGCTCTCGCCGGCGCCGTGCAGTTTGTCGGCCGGAACACCGAGCCGGGTCGCGATGTCGGGCAACAGGTCCGCCGGGAGCAGCGGGCCGACCTTGTTGGCCGCCACCACCCAGACCTTGTTCTCCGCGGCGCGGACCGGGATGTGCAGGCCCGCCTCGTCGGAGGCGAAGGAGTTGAGGCTGTTCAGCAGGATCTGCGCGCCGCGCACCGCCAGGGAGCGGGCGACCTCACAGATGACCCCCTCCATACAGGCGTACAGGCCGAGGCGGCCCAGCGGTGTGTCGATGATCTCCGAATCGGACTCCCCGCGGACGAGATGATCGTTCTCCGCACCCATCAGGATCTGCTTGTGCGACTGTCCGATCAGCTCGCCGTCCGGTCCGAACAGCAGGCTCGCGCCGGTCGTGCCGCCGTCGTCGTGGGCGAGGGTGACGCCGATCTTCACGTACATCCGGTGCCGGGTGGCCCGTTCGGCCACCGGGCCGAGGAAATGATCTCCGATCCGGCACGCCATTCGGTGCGCGTGGGACCGGTCCGTGTACCACGATAGGTGGTTACAGAACTCGGGTAGCACCACCAACTCGGCTTCGGCGGTCGCCGCGTCGTCGATCAGGCGCAGGCAGGCGTCGAGGTTGGCCGCGACGTCGGTGCCTGCGGCGAGTTGGGCGGCGGCGACTCGCGTCATGAACGCGCACCTCCTGGGTGAAAGCGTTTCGGAGGTCGAAACGCTGTTTCCAACAAGTGCGATTCTGTACCGATGGCGCGGATCTGTCCAGCGGGCGGGCAAATCTCCGACCCGATGGCCGTTCGGGTTGAAAAATGCCTGTTTCCAGGCTGTTACGTGCGCATTCGCGCTTGACACCCTCCGCCGGTCCGGGTTCAATATGGCAACTGCGAAACCGTGTTTCCTTCTACGAAACGCGGGGCTGGAGGTGAGAGATGACGACACCGAGCGCATCCACCGGAACAGGAACCACCCCGTCCACCCGGCCGCCGTTCATCGCCGAATCCGCCGCCCACCGCGCCGCCTCGTGGCTGCCGCTGCTCGCCGCCGCGGCGGCCGGACCCGCGGCGGGCGTCGAGATCGTGCTGCTGGGCAAGGCGCTCGGCGGCCGCGCCGGACTGCCCGGCGCGGTGGTGGGATATATCGCCGCGACCGCGGCGGTGCTCGCGGCCGTCGCGATCGTGCTCGGCCGTCGCCGGTTGCCGCCGCGCACCGGCCGCGGCGGCGGGCTGCTCGCGCTGCTCGCGGGGCTGGGACTGATCGTCGCCGGGGCGATTCCGGCTGTACCGGCGCTGACGATCGGCCTGTTGCTGACCGGTGTGGTGGGCGGGCCGCTGCTGCTCACGGCCCGAATCGTGAACGAGCCGAAAGCGTTTCGGGCCGCGATGACCGTCGGGGCACTGGCGGGGGCCGGGGTCGCCGCCGTCACCACCGAGTACCCGGGAGTGGCCGTCGCCGTCGCGGGCGTGGTGGCGGGGCTCGCCGGATTGCTCTCGGTGGCAGGGAATCCGGTGCCGCCCAGGGCTGTCGGCCTCGGTGCCCCGGATGCCGCCGTGCCGGGCGAGCCGGAGTCGTTCGTCCTCGGTGGCACCGAGGCGGAGTCGTTCGTCCTCGGTGGCACCGCGCCGGAGTCGTTCGTCCCCGGCCGCGCCGCGCCGGAGTCGTTCGTCCCCGACCGCGCCGCGCCGGAATCGTCGATTCTTGGCGGCGCCGAGACGGGTGCCGAGCCAGATACGGTCACCGGCTCGGGGCCGGGGGAGTGGATCGTCCGGGCCGCAGCCGGATTCGCGGTCGGTGCGACCGTCCTGCCGGCCCTGCATCTGCTGCTGTTCCGCTGGACCGTACTCGACGCCGATCAGCCGCCGTACCTGGCCGTCGCCCTGATCCCCGCGGCGCTGGTCGCCTTCCTCGCCGGCGCTCGCCGCGCGGCCGCGGCGCCGCTGCTCGTCCTCGCCGCGGGCGGACCGGTTCTCGTCGCGACCGCACCCGGCCCCTGGCAGGCGACCCTCGGGATCGCCGTGACCGTGACAGCCGCGGTCCGCGCCCTCACCCTCCGCGGCCCAGATTCCACGAAACCGATTCTCGCGCTGCTGATTCCACCCCTCGCCGCAGCCGTGGCCCTCGCCCTCGCGCTCGGCCTGCGGCACCTGTGGGGTGACGGCGCGGCCCTGACCCTGCTCGCGCTGCCGGTGCTCGCCGCCGCCCTGTCCGTCACCCGGCCGGGGGCGATCACCCGGCCGGACCCCGAACCCACCTCCGAAGGAGGCGCGTGATGATTCGCGTAAACCGCCGTGGCGCTGTGGCGTTCGCCGCCGCCGTACTGGCCGCCGGACCGATCGCCGCCGCGCCCGCGTCGGCGGATCCGGCCGCACCGGCGGTCCTGCACGTCAGCGCCACCACCGATCTGGCGGACGGGCAGCGGGTCACCGTGAGCGGCAGCGGTTTCCAGCCCGGACTGCCGGCCGTCGCGGTCGGGCTGTGCCGGCAGGGATACACCAACGGGCTCAACGACTGTGATCTCGGCGGCGGTGCGGGTTTCGTGAACATCGCACCGGACGGGACCTTCAAAACCCTGACGCTGACGCTGCATCCGCGGTTCAAGGAGATCGACTGCCTGAAGCAGCAGTGCGAGGTGGCCGCCGCCCCGCTGCCGGGCACCCAGCCGGTCCCGGTGATCACCGCCAACACGGCCGTCACGCCGATGGCCTTCGCCGGTGCGACCTTTGCGCCGCCCACCACTTCGGCCGCCACCGCCGCCGGAACCGCCGCGTCCGCCGCCCCCGAGACCCGGGGGCCGTCGGTGGCGCTGTGGTCGGTGACGGCGGGCCTGCTCGCCGTCGTCGCCGGAGCCGCCTTCGCCGATCGGCGTCGGCTGTAGTGCATCCGCACTCGTAGTGGATTATCAAGGAGGAAAACATGTCTCGAATCGGAACCCGTCTCGTTCCGCTGCTGGCGGCGGCGGCCGCGTTCGCCCTGCTCGGCAGCGCCACCGCGCAGGCGGCGTCGGTGAGTGTGAGCCAGACCGGTGGGGTCTCGGTCGGCCAGAGCGTCAGTGTGTCGGTGAACGGCTTGGCGCCCAACCTCGCTCAGGTCGCCGTCGGGCAGTGCACCGCGCAGATCTCCGGCCCGAACGACTGCAATCTCGGCGGTTCGCTGCTGGGCAACGCCGACGGCAACGGGCACTTGTCCGCGGGCAGTATCACGCTGGTCGGTTCGGTCGGTGGCGTGGACTGCACCGCGTCGGCCGGCGCCTGCACCATCGCCGTCACCAGCCTGACCGATCCGTACAACATCCTGGCCGCGGTCTCGCTCAGCTTCGGCTGATCGGTCCCGGGCATTCCGCGGCCACCGCCCGCGCACGGTGGCCGCACCGCTCGTCCCGGCTCACGAGGGAACCTGCAACATCGGAACCAGGAAGCGGCGGGCCAGATCCGACAGACTCGCGTCGTCGTCGAGATCGATGACCTCGCTGGGGATGGTCAGGAACGACGCGCACAGCCGCACCATGAGCTCGGCGACCACCTGGATGTCCACCCGGTCGTCGATCTGCCCGGCCCGCTGCTCGCGGCGCAGCTGCCCGGCCACGAACTGCCGGACCGCGGCCACGGTCCGGCCCTGATCGCCGATCAAGGAGCTGACCAGACGGTCCGGTTCCGCGATCAGCAGGCCGCCGATGAGCGGATTGCCCCGGATCGCCCGCAGCGAGCTCACGAAGCCCACCACCACCCGATCGGACACGGTCGCGGCATCCTGGATATCGAGCAGGAATTGATCGAAATAGCGGCGGAATTCGCGCCGGATCACCTGCTCGACCAGGGCGTCCTTGGTGGTGAAACGCCGATAGACGGTGATCCGTGACAGATTCGCCCGCCGGGCGACATCCTCCATGGTGGACCGCTGCACACCGATCCGGCAGAACTGTTCGTAGGCCGCGTCGAGGAGCCGGGATCGGATCTCGTCGGTCTCGTCCACCTGCCCCACCGCATCACTCAAGGCGCGCGCCAGCAACGACCCCGCATCCGAATCCGTCACCGCGTCCGCCATGCTCTCCTCCTGTTTCCGAATTACTACTTCCACCAAGGTGACACGGCAACACTTGTGACGACCACCAGGACACGGTTCGCGACGCATCCGCTCCGTTCACCGGGCGGCCCGTTTGCCCGCCGGCCGGAACCCGGTGCGCCGCGGGATATCCGCGGCCGGTGCGTTCGTGATCGGGCACCGGCCGCCGGATCCCGGCCCGCCGAATCTATTCGACTGCGGCAACCGCGGGCCAGATCGGTGTCCCGGTCGCGGCGGACCCCAGATCCAGCTGGTTGAGAAGATTCTGGACGAGAATCCACAGGTTCATCGGTTACTCCTCGGTCGTTCGTTTCATCCTCGATGCCGTGCGTTCGCGCGGTCCCGTGCCGCCGGTGTTTGCCCGAAAGACGCTGGTATCAACGCCGTTCCGGGGCGCCGGGTGGTCCGGTTCCGCGAATCCCGCCGACATCTTGTGACGGCACCCACAGTGTGGTGTCATCATGATACTCAGATGCAGGAAATGTATCTCTGTATCTGTGACTCGACGAAGAGGAACAGTGGCATGGACGCAACCCGACTCAGCAGACGTAACGCGTTCCGGGCAGGCGGCGGCCTCCTGGGGGCCGTCGGCGCCCTCACATTCATGGCGCAGACCGTCCGGGCCGAGCCCTGGACATGGGCGCCGGAGGGCTCGGTGGTGGGCAGCGGCAACGGGGCCGATCCGCTGACCATGTGGGATCCCGAGGCGGATCCCGTGGTCGCCGATGTGATGGACAACGCCGATGTACCCGCGGTCAACCGACTGCTGGCGACGTGGACGAACAACGGTCAGCCCATTCCGGCCGGGCTGCCCCAGAATCTGCGCGATTTCATGGAATACGCGCGGCAGCTGCCGTCGTGGGCGGATCCGGGCCGGCTGGGGCAGTCGTTCCAGTTCACCCAGAAGCGCGGCACCTATCTCGGCGTGCTGTACGCGTTCGCCAGCGGGATGATGTCCACGGTCATTCCGCACGAGGCGCTCGCGGTGTACTACTCGCGCGGTGGTTCACACCTGAAGGACCGCATCGCCAAGACCGCGAAATTCGGTTACGACATCGGCACCGTCAACGCGTACGCACCCGACGGCGAGATGATCGTGACCTGTGTCAAGACGCGGATCATCCACGCGGCGGTGCGGCATCTGCTGCCGACCTCGCCGCATTGGCCGGCCGACGTCAAACCGATCAGCCAGAACGACGTCATGGTGACGTGGCACAGCCTGGCCACGACCATCATGCGGGTGTTCAAGCAGTGGAATCTGAACATCCCGCCCGCCGAATCCGACGGATATCTGCACAGCTGGCAGCTGGCCGGTCATTTCCTCGGCGTCCGGGACGAATACATTCCGGCGTCCTGGGATCAGGCCGACGACCAGGCCAAGCAGGTCCTCGATCCGATCATCGCCCCGACCGCGGAGGGCGTGTCCCTCGCGCACGGACTGCTGGATCTGGGTTTCGACCTCGATCTGACGCTGCTCAGCAAACCCATTCTGGGCGCGTTCACCCGGTTCATTCTCGGTGATCAGGTGGCGGATTGGCTGCAGATTCCGCGGGAGCCGGTCTGGAGCCCGTTGCTGCAATTCGCCTGGGGCCCGTTCGTCGCGGTCAAAGAGGGTGTGCAGGGCGTCGTTCCGCCGACGAAGGATGTCGCGTACCTGTTCGACGAATTCCTGCGGCAATTCGTGTTGTGGTACGTGTCCGAACTGCACATGCCGCTGAGCATCGAGATTCCGCAGACCAACCGGTAGCCGGGCGGACCCCGATCGAGTGGGCGGCAGCGACGCTGCCGCCCACTCGCCGTCCCGCCCCGAAAACACCGGCGCCGGTCCCGGACCCCGCGCGGTCCGGAACCGGCACCGGAAGGCGGTCCGCCCCACCGGAATTCACCGGTGGGTGTCTACTGCCCCGGCGGATAGGCCCGGGCCGGCAGGCCGGCGCCACCGGGCCGGAACACGCCCGGCGCATGGGTGACCGTGGTCTGCACGTATTCGCGCAGCCCCTCCTCGGCGTATTCCCGGCCGAAACCGCTGCGCTTGATGCCGCCGAACGGGGCCCGCAGCGACATCCCGGTGCGATTGTGGGTGTTCACGAAGGTGAATCCGGCCTCCAGCCGCGCGGCGACCCGGAAGGCCCGGTCCTCGTCCGCCGACCACACCGAGGCGCCGAGCCCGAGCTCGGAATCGTTGGCGCGCGCGATCATCTCGTCCTCGTCGCGGTAGGTCAGAAGCGGTACGGCGGGCCCGAACTGCTCGGTACACACCAGCGGCGCATCGTCCGGCGGTGTGCGGGCCAGGACCGCATCCGCGAAATAGCCGTCCCCGCGGGGGGCCCGCGCCAGCGTGATCAGTTCGGCGCCGCGGTCCGCGGCATCGCGCACCAGGCCCGAAATGCGTTCCACCGCGGCCCGGTTCACCACCGGGCCCATCGTGGTGTCCTCGTCGGCCGGATCGCCGATACGCAGGATCCGTTGCGCGGCGGCCACATACGCGTCGAGGAACTCCGCGGCGCGGCGCTGCGGGACGTAGAGCCGCTTGGCGGCCATGCAGACCTGGCCCGAGGTGGCGAACGAGGCCAGCACCAACCGCTCGTAGTCGTCTCCGGTGAGCGCGAAGTCGTCGAGGAATACGGCGGGATCGTTGCCGCCGAGTTCGAGCACCACCGGCGTCAGGGCCCGCCCGGCCGCGGCGGCGATACTGCGTCCGGCCACCTCGCCGCCGGTGAACGCGACCTTGCCGACCAGCGGATGCGCGACCAGCGCCTGCACCAGTTCGGGGCCGCCGTGCACGACCGTGGTCTCCGGCAGTAGTTCCGCGACCGCGGTCACGGTCAGCGGCGCCAGCGGGGAAGGCTTGAGCAGCACCGTATTTCCCGCCGCCAGCGCCGGGCCGAGCTTCAGCACGGCGAGGATGATCGGCGCGTTCCAGGGTGTGACGGCCGCGATCACCCCGTACGGGCGCGGGGTGGTGGTGAGCCGGCCCGCGGCGTCGTCGAGTTCGGTCGCGCCGTACACCGCCGGGGCGTGCGCGCACACCCACTCCAGATAGCGTGCGGCGAAACCGATCTCGCCGCGGCAGTCGGCGACCGGTTTACCGCTCTCCCGGGCCAGCAGCGCCGCCAGTTCCGCGGTGCGGGCATCCAGTGCCGCGGCGGCGGTGCGCAGCGGGTCCAGCCGCCGCGGCAACGGCAGCGCCGACCACGCCCGGAAGCGGTGATCGGCGGCCCGGACCAGTTCGTCCACGGCGGTGACCGGGGTGACCGGGACCGATCCGACCATCTCGGCCGGGCGCGCCGGATTCTCCCGCTCGATCCTCATGCCGTGGGCTCCAGCGAATCCATCAGGCACGCCTTGCGCAGATGGGCCCGGGTCGCGACGGGATCGGCTGCCAGCGCACGCAATCGGGCCCGGTAGCTCTCGTCGTGGCCGTGCAGATACGACCAGTTGGCGCGGCTGGTGCGCTGCACGTGCTCGACCGCGACGGTGTGCCGCCGCCGGGCGGCGTCGTGGAGGACCTGTTCCGGTGCGCCGCCCAGGACCGCGGCGAGGGCGTCGGTGATCCGGACGGCGTCGTGGATGCCGCTGTTCATGCCGAGGCCGCCGAGCGGATTGTTCACGTGCGCGGCGTCTCCCATGAGCAGCACCCGTCCGGTGCGGAAGTGCGGGGTGACCCGCTCGTGGACGCGGTAGAGGGTGGCGTGCGCGATCCGCCACGGCCGGCCCAGGTCCGCGACCCGGGCCAAACGCGAAGGGAGCTTGCTCAATTCGACATCGTCGGGGGTGTCGCCCGCGGTCGGCAGCAGCACCCGCCAGTGGTCCGGGGTGCGCAGCAGGACCAGCCACTCGTCCGGATCGAAGACGTAGTTGATCGGGGCGATGCCGGGCAGCGCGGCCTCGAGTTCCTCCTCGACCGACGCGACCAGGAAACGACCCGGATAGGTGCTGCCGGTGAAATCGGCGCCGAGGCCGTGCCGGACCGCCGAATGCGCGCCGTCGGCCCCGATCAGCCAGTCGCAGTGGACGATTCCGCCCGTGGTCGACACCGCCACGCCCCGCGGTCCCGTCGCGACACCCGTGACCGCGTGGTCGAAGTGCACCTCGGCGGTGCCGGGCAGGGCGTCGAGCAGGATCGGGGTGAGTTTGCTCTGCTCGCACTGCACCCGGTACGGATACGCGGTGTCACCGGCCAGCACACCCATGTCCAGGGTGGCGATGGCGCTCCCGCCGCGCTCGCGGTACTGGAAGGTCTCCGCCACCAGGCCCGCGCGCAGCAGCGGCGCCACCACGCCGAGGTCGCGCAGCATCTCGAGCGTCGGCGGATGGAAGGTGGAGGCCCGCGATTCGGTCGCCAGCCGCGGTCCCTGTTCCAGGACGGTGACGTCGATGCCGCGGCGGGCCAGCGCCAGGGCCGCGGTCAGCCCGACCGGTCCGGCCCCGGCGATCGCGACGGTGCTCATGACGTGTGCAGGGCGAAACGCCCCTCGACACCGACCACCCGCGCGCCGGTGAAGAACCGCAGCGTCTCGGCCGTGCCCTCCTCGCCGAGGCCGGAGACGCCCCACGCCGGGCGCGGGGTCATCAGGTGCAGGCTCATGATCGAGGATCCGTTCACCTTCACCTCGCCCGCGCGGATGCGCCGGGCCACCGCCAGCGCGAATTCGGTATCCGTACCGCACACATAGGCTTCCAGGCCGTAGGGGACGGCGTTGGCCAGCGCCACGATGTCCTCGGGCCGCTCGTAGGTGGTGACCCCGGCGACCGGGCCGAAGATCTCGTCGGTGAGATCGCCGTCGAGAAGTACCGGCGCGACGTAGTTTCCGGCCCCGGGCAGGAGGCCGTAGGCCCGGTGCGGCCGATCCGCGACGGCGGCCGATACGGCCCGGACGTGCCGGGAATGGACCAGCGGGCCGAATTCGGTCGCCTCGTCCAGCGGTGGTCCGGCGTGCAGCGCGTCCAGCCGCTTGCCGATCGCCTCGAGCAGTTCGGGGGCGCGCGACCGCGGCAGGATCAGCCTCCCCAGCGCCCGGCACCACTGGCCGTTGAGCGTGGTGAGCAGTTCGGCGGCGGCGCGGGCCGCGGTGTCGAGGTCGGCGTCGGGCAGGACGACCAGCGGATTGTTCCCGCCCAGCTCCAGCTGGCAGGGCCGGAACAGCGGCGCGGACGCGGTCGCGACCGCCTGCCCGCCGGGCACGCCGCCGGTGAAGGACACGGCCTTGATCCGCGGATCGCCGACCAGGTGGGCGCCGGTGGCGGCGTCGCCGTGGACCAGCTGGAACATGCCCGGGGGTACGTGTTG
This DNA window, taken from Nocardia sp. BMG111209, encodes the following:
- a CDS encoding oxygenase MpaB family protein, with the protein product MDATRLSRRNAFRAGGGLLGAVGALTFMAQTVRAEPWTWAPEGSVVGSGNGADPLTMWDPEADPVVADVMDNADVPAVNRLLATWTNNGQPIPAGLPQNLRDFMEYARQLPSWADPGRLGQSFQFTQKRGTYLGVLYAFASGMMSTVIPHEALAVYYSRGGSHLKDRIAKTAKFGYDIGTVNAYAPDGEMIVTCVKTRIIHAAVRHLLPTSPHWPADVKPISQNDVMVTWHSLATTIMRVFKQWNLNIPPAESDGYLHSWQLAGHFLGVRDEYIPASWDQADDQAKQVLDPIIAPTAEGVSLAHGLLDLGFDLDLTLLSKPILGAFTRFILGDQVADWLQIPREPVWSPLLQFAWGPFVAVKEGVQGVVPPTKDVAYLFDEFLRQFVLWYVSELHMPLSIEIPQTNR
- a CDS encoding aldehyde dehydrogenase family protein, translating into MRIERENPARPAEMVGSVPVTPVTAVDELVRAADHRFRAWSALPLPRRLDPLRTAAAALDARTAELAALLARESGKPVADCRGEIGFAARYLEWVCAHAPAVYGATELDDAAGRLTTTPRPYGVIAAVTPWNAPIILAVLKLGPALAAGNTVLLKPSPLAPLTVTAVAELLPETTVVHGGPELVQALVAHPLVGKVAFTGGEVAGRSIAAAAGRALTPVVLELGGNDPAVFLDDFALTGDDYERLVLASFATSGQVCMAAKRLYVPQRRAAEFLDAYVAAAQRILRIGDPADEDTTMGPVVNRAAVERISGLVRDAADRGAELITLARAPRGDGYFADAVLARTPPDDAPLVCTEQFGPAVPLLTYRDEDEMIARANDSELGLGASVWSADEDRAFRVAARLEAGFTFVNTHNRTGMSLRAPFGGIKRSGFGREYAEEGLREYVQTTVTHAPGVFRPGGAGLPARAYPPGQ
- a CDS encoding NAD(P)/FAD-dependent oxidoreductase — encoded protein: MSTVAIAGAGPVGLTAALALARRGIDVTVLEQGPRLATESRASTFHPPTLEMLRDLGVVAPLLRAGLVAETFQYRERGGSAIATLDMGVLAGDTAYPYRVQCEQSKLTPILLDALPGTAEVHFDHAVTGVATGPRGVAVSTTGGIVHCDWLIGADGAHSAVRHGLGADFTGSTYPGRFLVASVEEELEAALPGIAPINYVFDPDEWLVLLRTPDHWRVLLPTAGDTPDDVELSKLPSRLARVADLGRPWRIAHATLYRVHERVTPHFRTGRVLLMGDAAHVNNPLGGLGMNSGIHDAVRITDALAAVLGGAPEQVLHDAARRRHTVAVEHVQRTSRANWSYLHGHDESYRARLRALAADPVATRAHLRKACLMDSLEPTA
- a CDS encoding aldehyde dehydrogenase — translated: MTIELPAIRDLVDGEWGDPSVDLGVALEDPATGVAVARAVATAPERVDRALAVADAAAGRIDADLLERIADALDAQVDRLAVLDAFATGVPLAQTRPLGVIVAGSFRLAAAQLRSGALRADRDGVEVHRLPLGPALALVPWNAPAPMAAHKVANALAAGCPVILKVSELAPYSAVVLAEVIAQHVPPGMFQLVHGDAATGAHLVGDPRIKAVSFTGGVPGGQAVATASAPLFRPCQLELGGNNPLVVLPDADLDTAARAAAELLTTLNGQWCRALGRLILPRSRAPELLEAIGKRLDALHAGPPLDEATEFGPLVHSRHVRAVSAAVADRPHRAYGLLPGAGNYVAPVLLDGDLTDEIFGPVAGVTTYERPEDIVALANAVPYGLEAYVCGTDTEFALAVARRIRAGEVKVNGSSIMSLHLMTPRPAWGVSGLGEEGTAETLRFFTGARVVGVEGRFALHTS